From one Salvelinus sp. IW2-2015 linkage group LG11, ASM291031v2, whole genome shotgun sequence genomic stretch:
- the csf1a gene encoding LOW QUALITY PROTEIN: macrophage colony-stimulating factor 1a (The sequence of the model RefSeq protein was modified relative to this genomic sequence to represent the inferred CDS: inserted 2 bases in 1 codon) gives MNTHKPAHKAKARHLCFVVLLCFPLAWAGVPGPCRHSVTKGHLLNLNRLIDNQLENGCSITYVFTELQSLSEVCYVKAAFPQILELLNTNFNYVMKSDNGRYVKSLKKVIYNLYSHNCIPEINEEIEDNPVKFVRVHSTSPREALRKARXVIEMYMTLMTKSNGPVDWNCEEEYAEDYPESATVLPTPTKAEPEPEHQCACPTVGPVAPDVSLVSHSVWSSPPQPTLSQSPNXMQPRPPHPPLGTHSADPGVFLGSPGTIGPPSLRELQVTVPDGHSLGEGREGELHWDSRPPPPTGTESDSALYKTGSNPPSATDHPLMSSPPSLVLMETVGSKHKGFYYPQTERAMEASADKPAGRGAAGSPHDLFIVPGVKLVTPVPFLYKVMGITLSSDESTAYVLAKRSLDVSTETPQLEDTTKTYPSTERYSHDWNHPIGSTTTEASPHWKMTEEEPDKLHTTTKVLGQIRKTESKHTRTYYEEVLSTDILSEKTDVDDAPISERPSEGSEKKFQNGKTGHYDSSTYYQTAFIIASMCGGLLLITTLFSEKKRLRALLYSANIIENQRACRSIKDIELQYYKAKD, from the exons GCTAGGCATTTGTGCTTCGTCGTCCTCCTCTGCTTCCCTTTGGCGTGGGCTGGCGTCCCTGGTCCATGTCGACACTCTGTGACAAAGGGTCACCTCCTCAACCTCAATCGCCTG ATTGACAATCAGTTGGAGAATGGCTGTTCAATAACCTATGTATTTACTGAGCTCCAGAGTTTG AGTGAAGTCTGTTATGTGAAAGCAGCCTTTCCACAAATCCTGGAGCTTCTGAACACAAACTTCAATTATGTCATGAAGTCGGACAACGGACGCTATGTCAAATCCCTGAAGAAGGTCATATACAACCTTTACTCCCACAACTGCATACCTGAAATCAACGAGGAGATTGAG GACAACCCAGTGAAGTTTGTGAGGGTGCACAGCACCTCGCCCAGAGAGGCTCTGAGGAAAGCCCGCYGGGTCATTGAGATGTACATGACCCTGATGACCAAGAGCAACGGGCCTGTCGACTGGAACTGTGAGGAAGAGTACGCTGAGGATTACCCAGAATCCGCCACTGTCCTCCCCACCCCAACCAAAG CTGAACCTGAACCGGAACACCAGTGTGCATGTCCAACAGTGGGTCCGGTGGCCCCTGATGTCTCCCTGGTCTCCCACAGTGTATGGAGCAGTCCCCCACAGCCCACCCTCTCCCAGTCCCCCAA CATGCAACCCAGGCCTCCTCACCCACCATTGGGTACCCACAGCGCTGACCCTGGGGTGTTCCTAGGGAGTCCTGGTACTATAGGACCCCCCTCCCTTAGGGAGCTGCAGGTGACTGTCCCCGATGGACATTCACttggagagggcagagagggggagtTACACTGGGATTCTCGTCCACCTCCACCCACTGGAACTGAGTCAGACTCTGCACTCTATAAAACAGGCTCGAACCCCCCTTCTGCCACAGACCACCCTTTAATGTCTTCCCCTCCCAGCCTAGTTCTCATGGAGACTGTTGGATCCAAGCACAAGGGTTTTTACTACCCCCAGACTGAAAGGGCGATGGAGGCTTCTGCAGACAAACCAGCAGGGAGAGGAGCAGCAGGTTCACCACACGATCTCTTTATTGTCCCTGGGGTCAAGCTGGTCACACCTGTCCCTTTCTTGTACAAGGTGATGGGCATCACCCTCAGTAGTGATGAGAGCACTGCCTATGTGTTGGCCAAGAGGTCACTGGACGTTTCAACAGAGACCCCTCAACTAGAGGACACTACGAAAACATACCCAAGCACAGAGAGATATTCACATGACTGGAACCATCCGATTGGGAGCACTACGACTGAAGCATCTCCACATTGGAAGATGACAGAGGAGGAGCCAGACAAACTACACACCACTACAAAGGTCCTGGGCCAAATCAGGAAGACTGAGTCAAAACATACTAGGACATACTATGAGGAAGTCTTGAGCACAG ATATCCTGTCAGAGAAGACAGATGTGGATGACGCTCCTATTTCAGAAAGGCCCAGTGAAGGCTCAGAGAAGAAATTCCAGAATGGGAAAACTGGTCATTACGATTCCAGCACCTACTACCAGACAGCCTTTATCATTGCATCCATGTGCGGCGGACTTCTCCTCATCACAACACTATTCAGTGAGAAAAAG AGACTCCGAGCCCTTCTCTACAGTGCCAACATAATTGAAAACCAGag GGCATGCCGCAGCATTAAGGACATTGAGCTGCAGTATTATAAAGCCAAGGATTGA